The following are from one region of the Hyla sarda isolate aHylSar1 chromosome 6, aHylSar1.hap1, whole genome shotgun sequence genome:
- the SF3B3 gene encoding splicing factor 3B subunit 3 — protein sequence MFLYNITLQRATGISFAIHGNFSGTKLQEIVVSRGKIVELLRPDANTGKVHTLLTVEVFGIIRSLMAFRLTGGTKDYIVVGSDSGRIIILEYHPSKNMFEKIHQETFGKSGCRRIVPGQFLAVDPKGRAVMISAIEKQKLVYILNRDAAARLTISSPLEAHKANTLVYHVVGVDVGFENPMFACLEMDYEEADNDPTGEAAANTQQTLTFYELDLGLNHVVRKYSEPLEEHGNFLITVPGGSDGPSGVLICSENYITYKNFGDQPDIRCPIPRRRNDLDDPERGMIFVCSATHKTKSMFFFLAQTEQGDIFKITLETDEDMVTEIRLKYFDTVPVASAMCVLKTGFLFVASEFGNHYLYQIAHLGDDDEEPEFSSAMPLEEGDTFFFQPRPLKNLVLVDEQDSLSPIMSCQIADLANEDTPQLYVACGRGPRSSLRVLRHGLEVSEMAVSELPGNPNAVWTVRRHIEDEYDAYIIVSFVNATLVLSIGETVEEVTDSGFLGTTPTLSCSLLGEDALVQVYPDGIRHIRADKRVNEWKTPGKKMIVKCAVNQRQVVIALTGGELVYFEMDPSGQLNEYTERKEMSADVVCMSLANVPPGEQRSRFLAVGLVDNTVRIISLDPSDCLQPLSMQALPAQPEALCIVEMGGAERQDELGERGSIGFLYLNIGLQNGVLLRTVLDPVTGDLSDTRTRYLGSRPVKLFRVRMQGQEAVLAMSSRSWLSYSYQSRFHLTPLSYETLEYASGFASEQCPEGIVAISTNTLRILALEKLGAVFNQVAFPLQYTPRKFVIHPESNNLIIIETDHNAYTEATKAQRKQQMAEEMVEAAGEDERELAAEMAAAFLNENLPESIFGAPKAGNGQWASVIRVMNPIQGNTLDLVQLEQNEAAFSVAVCRFSNTGDDWYVLVGVAKDLILNPRSVAGGLVYTYKLVNNGEKLEFVHKTPVEEVPAAIAPFQGRVLIGVGKLLRIYDLGKKKLLRKCENKHIANFIVGIQTIGQRVIVSDVQESFIWVRYKRNENQLIIFADDTYPRWVTNACLLDYDTVAGADKFGNICVVRLPPNINDDVDEDPTGNKALWDRGLLNGASQKAEVIVNYHVGETVLSVQKTTLIPGGSESLVYTTLSGGIGILVPFTSHEDHDFFQHVEMHLRSEHPPICGRDHLSFRSYYFPVKNVIDGDLCEQFNSMEPTKQKSVAEELDRTPPEVSKKLEDIRTRYAF from the exons ATGTTTCTCTACAACATCACCCTGCAGAGAGCCACTGGCATCAGCTTCGCCATCCATGGAAACTTCTCAG GAACTAAACTCCAGGAAATTGTTGTTTCCCGGGGAAAGATTGTGGAGCTGCTTCGCCCTGATGCCAACACTGGTAAAGTGCACACACTGCTCACAGTGGAGGTATTTGGCATCATCCGTTCCCTCATGGCGTTCCGCCTAACTGGTGGCACCAAGGATTACATTGTGGTAGGCAGCGACTCTGGGCGCATCATTATCCTAGAGTACCACCCTTCTAAGAACATGTTTGAGAAGATTCATCAAGAGACATTTGGAAAGAGTGGATGCCGCAGGATTGTGCCCGGGCAGTTCTTGGCTGTTGACCCCAAGGGCAGAGCAGTAATGATAA GTGCCATAGAGAAGCAGAAGCTGGTGTACATCCTGAACAGAGATGCTGCTGCACGGctcaccatctcctcccccttggAGGCTCACAAGGCCAACACCTTGGTGTATCATGTGGTGGGGGTGGATGTGGGCTTTGAGAATCCCATGTTTGCCTGCCTAGAGATGGACTATGAG GAAGCTGATAATGATCCTACTGGGGAAGCAGCTGCCAACACTCAGCAGACCCTGACCTTCTATGAGCTGGATCTTGGTCTGAACCACGTAGTGCGCAAATACAGTGAGCCCCTGGAGGAGCATGGCAACTTCTTAATTACTG TTCCTGGAGGCTCAGACGGCCCCAGTGGGGTGCTGATTTGTTCTGAAAACTACATCACATACAAGAACTTTGGGGATCAGCCAGATATTCGTTGTCCCATCCCAAGGAGGAGG AATGACCTGGATGATCCTGAGAGAGGGATGATTTTTGTCTGCTCAGCCACACACAAAACAAAGTCCATGTTTTTCTTCCTGGCCCAGACAGAGCAGGGAGACATCTTCAAGATCACACTGGAAACGGATGAGGACATG GTTACAGAAATCCGGCTGAAATACTTTGATACTGTTCCAGTGGCATCTGCAATGTGTGTTTTAAAGACTGGCTTCCTCTTTGTGGCATCAGAATTTGGGAACCA TTACCTTTACCAGATTGCTCACCTGGGTGATGACGATGAGGAACCAGAGTTCTCCTCCGCCATGCCTCTGGAGGAGGGAGATACTTTCTTCTTTCAGCCTCGGCCTCTGAAGAACCTGGTGCTGGTTGATGAGCAGGACAGTCTTTCCCCCATCATGAGCTGTCAG ATTGCCGACTTGGCCAATGAAGACACTCCTCAGTTGTACGTGGCGTGTGGACGAGGTCCACGGTCCTCTCTCAGGGTCTTGAGACACGGACTTGAG GTCTCTGAAATGGCCGTCTCTGAGCTACCCGGTAACCCCAATGCTGTGTGGACTGTAAGGAGACACATTGAAG ATGAGTATGATGCATACATCATTGTATCCTTCGTGAACGCCACCCTGGTACTTTCTATCGGTGAAACTGTAGAAGAAGTGACAGATTCTGGATTTCTGGGAACAACCCCAACCCTGTCCTGTTCTCTGTTGGGTGAAGATGCCTTAGTCCAG GTCTATCCTGATGGAATCCGGCACATTCGAGCAGACAAGAGAGTCAATGAGTGGAAAACGCCTGGGAAGAAGATGATTGTGAAGTGTGCAGTGAACCAGCGGCAAGTCGTGATCGCTCTCACCGGGGGAGAGCTGGTGTACTTTGAGATGGACCCT TCAGGGCAGCTAAACGAGTACACAGAGAGGAAGGAAATGTCTGCGGATGTCGTGTGTATGAGCCTGGCCAATGTCCCTCCAGGAGAGCAGCGATCTCGATTCCTGGCAGTTGGGCTGGTGGACAACACTGTCAGAATAATCTCTCTGGACCCATCA GATTGTCTTCAGCCTCTCAGTATGCAGGCTCTTCCCGCACAACCGGAGGCACTGTGTATCGTCGAGATGGGAGGTGCAGAAAGGCAGGATGAACTCGGTGAGCGAGGCTCCATTGGTTTTCTTTATCTTAACATTGGCCTTCAG AATGGAGTGCTGCTCAGAACAGTTTTGGATCCGGTAACAGGTGATCTGTCTGATACGAGAACTCGCTATTTAGGGTCCCGTCCAGTCAAGTTGTTCCGTGTAAGAATGCAAGGTCAAGAGGCT GTTCTGGCCATGTCCAGTCGTTCTTGGCTCAGCTATTCCTACCAGTCTCGTTTCCACCTTACTCCTCTGTCCTATGAGACTTTGGAGTATGCATCTGGCTTTGCTTCAGAACAGTGTCCAGAGGGCATTGTAGCTATTTCAACTAACACTCTGAG AATTTTGGCACTGGAGAAGTTGGGTGCAGTGTTTAACCAGGTGGCTTTCCCTCTCCAGTACACACCACGAAAGTTTGTGATTCATCCTGAAAGTAACAATTTGATTATCATTGAAACTGACCACAATGCTTACACAGAAGCTACCAAGGCTCAGCGTAAGCAGCAAATGGCAGAG gaaatggtagaagctgcaggagaagatgaAAGGGAGCTTGCAGCCGAGATGGCAGCTGCATTCCTCAATGAAAACCTGCCAGAGTCCATCTTTGGGGCACCAAAAGCTGGAAATGGTCAGTGGGCATCAGTTATCAGGGTAATGAATCCTATCCAGGGAAACACTCTGGACCTTGTACAGTTGGAGCAGAATGAAGCTGCCTTCAG CGTGGCAGTGTGCCGATTCAGTAACACTGGAGATGACTGGTATGTCTTGGTTGGTGTTGCTAAAGACCTTATACTGAACCCTCGCTCTGTGGCTGGAGGGCTGGTTTATACTTATAAGCTTGTGAACAATGGAGAGAAGCTGGAGTTTGTGCACAAG ACCCCTGTAGAAGAGGTTCCAGCTGCGATTGCTCCTTTTCAAGGTCGGGTCTTGATAGGAGTTGGCAAACTTCTGAGAATATATGATCTGGGAAAGAAGAAGCTTTTGAGGAAGTGTGAAAACAAG CACATTGCAAACTTCATTGTGGGCATACAGACCATTGGACAGCGCGTAATTGTGTCTGACGTACAGGAAAGCTTCATATGGGTGCGCTACAAACGAAATGAAAACCAGCTGATCATATTTGCTGATGATACGTATCCACGTTGGGTTACCAACGCATGTCTGCTGGATTATGATACTGTAGCTGGTGCTGACAAGTTTGGAAACATTTGTGTG GTCCGACTACCTCCTAATATAAATGATGATGTTGATGAAGATCCGACTGGTAACAAGGCTTTATGGGACAGGGGGCTGCTGAATGGAGCCTCTCAGAAG GCAGAGGTGATTGTGAACTACCATGTAGGAGAGACTGTGCTGTCCGTACAGAAGACAACACTCATCCCTGGAGGCTCAGAGTCTCTAGTCTACACTACGTTATCTGGCGGCATTGGCATTCTTGTCCCATTTACTTCACATGAG GAtcatgattttttccagcatGTAGAGATGCATCTGCGCTCCGAGCACCCCCCTATCTGTGGACGAGACCATCTCAGCTTCCGCTCCTATTACTTTCCTGTGAAG aATGTGATTGATGGTGACTTATGTGAACAGTTTAATTCCATGGAGCCAACAAAGCAGAAAAGTGTGGCTGAGGAGCTAGATAGAACGCCACCTGAGGTCTCCAAGAAGCTGGAAGACATACGTACACGATATGCTTTCTAA